The following coding sequences lie in one Pseudorasbora parva isolate DD20220531a chromosome 18, ASM2467924v1, whole genome shotgun sequence genomic window:
- the sptan1 gene encoding spectrin alpha chain, non-erythrocytic 1 isoform X3 has product MDVSGVKVLESADDIQERRQQVLDRYRRFKELSTVRRQKLEDSYRFQFFRRDADELEKWIQEKLQIASDENYKDPSNLQGKLQKHQAFEAEVQANAGAIVKLDETGNLMISESHFASETIRTRLEELHRLWDLLLQKTKEKGVRLLQAQKLVQYLRECEDALDWISDKEAIATSEELGQDLEHVEVLQKKFEEFQTDLAAHEERVNEVNQAAGKLTQENHPEAELILKKQEEVNAAWQRLKGLAQQRQGKLFGAAEVQRFNRDVDETISWIKEKEQLMASDDFGRDLASVQALLRKHEGLERDLAALEDKVNTLGGEADRLQQTHPQNAAQIHLKRDELITNWEQIRTLAAERHARLNDSYRLQRFTADFRDLTSWVTEMKALINADELANDVAGAEALLDRHQEHKGEIDAHEDSFKSTDEAGQALLNTGHYASEEVKEKLGILSEEKVSLLELWELRRQQYEQCMDLQLFYRDTEQVDNWMSKQEAFLLNEDLGDSLDSVEALLKKHEDFEKSLSAQEEKITALDEFATKLIQNNHYAKEDVATRRDALLSRRNALHERAQFRRAALEDSFHLQQFFRDSDELKSWINEKMKTATDEAYKDPSNLQGKVQKHQAFEAELSANQSRIDALQKSGQELVDRKHYASGEVSTRMDEVSSQWKKLLEATELKGIKLREANQQQQFNRNVEDIELWLYEVEGHLASDDFGKDLTSVQNLQKKHALLEADVAAHQDRIDGITIQARQFQEAGHFDADNIRKKQEALVARYEALKEPMTARKQKLSDSLRLQQLFRDVEDEETWIREKEPIASSTNRGKDLIGVQNLLKKHQALQAEISGHEPRIKAVTQKGEAMVEEGHFAAEDVKAKLQELHNRWDGLKGKATQRRQDLEDSLQAQQYFADANEAESWMREKEPIVGSTDYGKDEDSAEALLKKHEALMSDLSAYGSSIQALKEQAQACRQQVAPTDDETGKELVLALYDYQEKSPREVTMKKGDILTLLNSTNKDWWKVEVNDRQGFVPAAYVKKLDPTQSSSRENLLDEQGSITLRQEQIENQTVVTKEVCSVSMRMKQVEELYGTLQDLGEKRKDMLEKSCKKFMLFREANELQQWINEKESALTNEEVGSDLEQVEVLQKKFDDFQKDLKANESRLRDINKVASELESEGLMAEEAPVVQAQDETDSKGTSPWKSVRLAVQTTANFNTIKELNNRWRALQQMAEDRSNMLGSAHEVQRFHRDADETKEWIEEKNQALNTDNYGHDLASVQALQRKHEGFERDLAALGDKVNSLGETAERLIQSHPEAVDDIQEKCTELNTAWSSLVGRADQRKEKLGNSHDLQRFLSDFRDLMSWINGIRGLVSSDELAKDVTGAEALLERHQEHRTEIDARAGTFQAFEQFGQQLLARGHYASPEIQQKLGALDRERADLEKAWVQRRMMLDQCLELQLFNRDCEQAENWMAAREAFLASDDKGDSLDSVEALIKKHEDFDKAINVQEEKIAALQSFADQLISADHYAKPEIFNRRNEVLDRWRRLKAQMIEKRSKLGESQTLQQFSRDVDEIEAWISEKLQTATDESYKDPTNIQLSKLLSKHQKHQAFEAELHANADRIRGVIDTGNALIQRGACAGSEDAVKARLNALDEQWQFLVNKSAEKSQKLKEANKQQNFNTGIKDFDFWLSEVEALLASEDYGKDLASVNNLLKKHQLLEADISAHEDRLKDLNGQADSLMASNAFDTSQVKDKRDAVNGRFVKIKSMAAGRRAKLNESHRLHQFFRDLDDEESWIKEKKLLVSSEDYGRDLTGVQNLRKKHKRLEAELGAHEPAIQSVLETGKKLSDDNTIGQEEIQQRLAQFVEHWKELKDLAAARGQRLEESLEYQQFVANVEEEEAWINEKLNLVGSEDYGDTLAAVQGLLKKHEAFETDFTVHRDRVNDVCSNGDELIKKENHNVENIMAKMKALRGKVTELERAAAQRKAKLDENSAFLQFNWKADVVESWIGEKENSLKTDDYGRDLSSVQTLLTKQETFDAGLQAFQQEGITNITALKDQLLAAKHVQSKAIEARHATLMKRWNQLLSNSAARKKKLLEAQEHFRKVEDLFLTFAKKASAFNSWFENAEEDLTDPVRCNSLEEIRALRDAHDAFRSSLSSAEADFSQLAELDRQIKSYQVVSNPYTWFTMEALEETWRNLQKIIKERELELQKEQRRQEENDKLRQEFAQHANAFHQWLQETRTYLLDGSCMVEESGTLESQLEATKRKHQEIRAMRSQLKKIEDLGAAMEEALILDNKYTEHSTVGLAQQWDQLDQLGMRMQHNLEQQIQARNTTGVTEEALKEFSMMFKHFDKEKSGRLNHQEFKSCLRSLGYDLPMVEEGEPDPEFESILDIVDPNRDGNVSLQEYMAFMISRETENVKSSEEIESAFRALSAENKPYVTKEELYQNLTKEQADYCISHMKPYLDSKGREIPSAFDFVEFTRSLFVN; this is encoded by the exons ATGGATGTCAGTGGAGTCAAAGTTCTGGAGTCAGCCGATGACATCCAGGAGCGCCGACAGCAGGTTTTGGACCGGTACCGTCGTTTCAAGGAGCTGTCTACTGTGCGCAGACAGAAACTCGAAGACTCTTATCGGTTCCAGTTCTTCCGTCGAGATGCAGATGAGCTTGAGAAATGGATCCAAGAGAAGCTACAGATTGCCTCTGATGAGAACTACAAGGACCCCAGTAACCTACAG GGAAAGCTCCAGAAACATCAAGCCTTTGAGGCCGAGGTGCAGGCTAACGCTGGGGCCATCGTCAAACTGGATGAGACTGGCAACCTCATGATATCTGAGAGCCACTTTGCATCTGAAACCATCCGA ACCCGTCTAGAGGAGCTTCACCGTCTGTGGGACCTGCTGCTGCAGAAGACTAAAGAGAAGGGAGTGCGTCTCCTGCAGGCCCAGAAATTGGTGCAGTATCTGCGTGAGTGCGAGGATGCTCTGGACTGGATCAGTGACAAG GAAGCGATTGCCACCTCGGAGGAGCTTGGGCAGGACCTGGAGCATGTGGAAGTTCTACAGAAGAAGTTTGAGGAGTTCCAGACAGATCTGGCAGCCCACGAGGAGCGTGTGAATGAGGTGAACCAGGCAGCCGGTAAGCTAACCCAGGAGAACCACCCAGAGGCTGAGCTCATCCTTAAGAAGCAGGAGGAGGTGAACGCTGCCTGGCAGAGACTGAAGGGCTTGGCTCAGCAGAGGCAGGGCAAGCTGTTTGGAGCTGCTGAGGTGCAGCGCTTCAACCG GGATGTGGATGAGACAATCAGCTGGATTAAGGAGAAGGAGCAGCTGATGGCATCTGATGATTTTGGTCGTGACCTCGCCAGCGTTCAAGCCCTGCTCCGGAAACACGAGGGGCTGGAAAGAGACTTGGCAGCCTTGGAGGACAAG GTAAACACTCTTGGTGGTGAGGCAGACCGTCTGCAGCAGACACACCCCCAAAATGCCGCTCAGATCCACCTGAAAAGAGACGAACTCATTACCAACTGGGAGCAAATCCGTACCCTGGCGGCTGAGCGACATGCTCGACTCAATGACTCCTACAG gctGCAGCGCTTCACTGCAGATTTCCGTGATCTGACCAGCTGGGTGACAGAGATGAAGGCTCTGATCAACGCAGATGAACTGGCCAACGATGTGGCTGGAGCTGAGGCCCTGCTTGACCGCCACCAGGAACATAAG GGCGAGATTGACGCTCATGAGGATAGTTTCAAATCTACTGATGAGGCTGGGCAAGCTCTGCTGAACACTGGGCATTATGCTTCTGAGGAAGTCAAGGAAAAG CTGGGTATACTCTCTGAAGAAAAAGTGTCTCTTCTGGAGCTGTGGGAGTTACGCAGGCAGCAGTATGAGCAGTGCATGGACCTGCAGCTCTTTTACAGGGACACCGAGCAGGTTGACAACTGGATGAGCAAGCAAGAG GCTTTCCTGCTGAATGAAGATCTAGGTGATTCTCTGGACAGCGTTGAAgctcttctgaagaaacacgaAGACTTTGAGAAATCCCTCAGTGCCCAGGAAGAGAAAATCACT GCCCTGGATGAATTTGCCACCAAACTGATCCAAAACAATCATTACGCCAAAGAGGATGTGGCCACCCGCAGAGATGCA cTGCTGAGCAGACGCAACGCTCTTCATGAGCGTGCTCAGTTTCGCCGTGCCGCCCTGGAGGACTCTTTCCATCTACAGCAGTTTTTCCGGGACTCTGATGAGCTCAAGAGCTGGATCAATGAGAAGATGAAGACCGCCACTGATGAGGCCTACAAG GATCCATCCAACCTGCAGGGCAAGGTACAGAAGCACCAGGCCTTCGAGGCCGAGCTCTCTGCTAATCAGAGCCGCATTGATGCACTGCAGAAGTCAGGCCAGGAGCTGGTTGATCGGAAACACTATGCCTCCGGCGAGGTATCCACCCGAATGGATGAGGTCAGCTCTCAGTGGAAGAAACTTCTAGAGGCAACTGAGCTCAAAG GGATAAAGTTACGTGAAGCAAACCAGCAGCAGCAGTTCAATCGTAATGTAGAGGACATCGAGCTGTGGCTGTATGAGGTGGAGGGACACCTGGCCTCCGATGACTTTGGAAAAGACCTGACCAGCGTCCAGAACCTTCAGAAGAAACATGCTCTGCTGGAGGCTGACGTGGCTGCCCACCAG GACCGTATTGATGGCATTACCATCCAAGCCAGGCAGTTTCAGGAGGCCGGCCATTTTGATGCTGATAACATCCGCAAGAAACAAGAGGCTCTGGTGGCACGCTACGAGGCCCTAAAGGAGCCCATGACCGCCCGTAAACAGAAGCTTTCAGACTCTCTGCGCCTTCAGCAACTTTTCAGGGATGTAGAAGATGAGGAGACCTGGATCCGGGAGAAGGAACCTATTGCTTCCTCCACCAACAGGG GAAAAGACCTTATTGGAGTCCAGAaccttctgaagaaacaccaggCTCTGCAGGCAGAAATCTCTGGTCATGAGCCCAGAATCAAGGCTGTTACTCAGAAGGGGGAGGCCATGGTTGAGGAGG GTCACTTTGCAGCGGAGGATGTGAAAGCTAAGCTCCAAGAGCTGCACAACCGCTGGGACGGACTAAAGGGAAAAGCGACCCAGCGTAGACAGGATCTGGAGGACTCCCTTCAGGCTCAGCAGTACTTTGCTGATGCCAACGAGGCTGAGTCCTGGATGAGGGAGAAGGAGCCCATTGTAGGAAGCACTGACTATGGCAAAGACGAGGACTCCGCAGAG GCACTGCTGAAGAAGCATGAGGCACTGATGTCTGATCTGAGTGCATATGGCAGCAGCATCCAGGCCTTAAAAGAACAAGCTCAGGCCTGCAGA CAACAAGTGGCCCCCACTGATGATGAGACCGGTAAGGAGCTGGTTCTTGCTCTGTATGACTACCAGGAGAAGAGTCCACGTGAGGTCACCATGAAGAAGGGCGACATCCTCACTCTGCTAAACAGCACCAACAAG GACTGGTGGAAAGTGGAAGTGAACGACAGGCAGGGCTTTGTTCCCGCAGCGTACGTGAAAAAGTTGGACCCAACTCAGTCTTCCTCTCGCGAGAACCTTTTAGATGAACAGGGCAGCATCACTCTGCGACAGGAGCAGATTGAGAACCA GACTGTGGTCACCAAGGAGGTGTGCAGCGTGTCTATGCGCATGAAGCAGGTGGAGGAACT GTATGGTACACTGCAAGACTTgggagagaagaggaaggacATGCTGGAAAAGAGCTGCAAGAAGTTCATGCTTTTCCGTGAGGCGAATGAACTGCAACAGTGGATCAATGAGAAAGAGTCAGCGCTGACTAATGAGGAGGTCGGCTCTGACCTGGAGCAAGTGGAAGTGCTGCAGAAGAAGTTTGATGACTTCCAGAAG GATCTGAAAGCAAATGAGTCTCGGCTGAGGGACATAAATAAGGTGGCATCTGAGCTGGAGTCTGAAGGACTGATGGCGGAAGAGGCTCCGGTTGTGCAGGCCCAG gATGAAACTGACTCTAAGGGTACATCGCCATGGAAG TCTGTTCGCTTGGCTGTTCAAACAACGGCCAACTTTAATACTATTAAG GAGTTGAACAACCGCTGGAGGGCCCTGCAGCAGATGGCTGAAGACAGAAGCAACATGCTGGGTAGTGCTCATGAAGTGCAGAGGTTCCACAG GGATGCAGATGAGACCAAGGAATGGATTGAAGAGAAGAACCAAGCCCTGAACACCGATAACTACGGCCATGACCTCGCCAGTGTGCAGGCTCTGCAACGTAAGCACGAAGGCTTTGAGAGAGATCTGGCCGCTCTAGGAGACAAG GTGAACTCTCTGGGCGAGACTGCAGAGCGTCTGATTCAGTCTCATCCTGAGGCTGTGGATGACATTCAGGAGAAGTGCACCGAGCTGAACACGGCCTGGAGCAGCCTGGTGGGTCGTGCTGACCAACGCAAAGAAAAACTGGGCAACTCTCATGACCTGCAGCGCTTCCTCAGTGACTTCAG AGATCTCATGTCCTGGATCAATGGCATCAGAGGGCTTGTGTCCTCTGATGAGTTGGCCAAAGACGTCACTGGAGCTGAAGCCTTGTTGGAGAGACATCAG GAACACCGTACTGAGATCGATGCACGTGCAGGCACCTTCCAGGCCTTTGAGCAATTTGGACAGCAGCTTCTTGCCCGTGGCCACTACGCCAGCCCGGAGATCCAACAGAAGCTGGGGGCTCTTGACCGAGAGCGTGCTGACCTGGAGAAGGCCTGGGTTCAGCGCAGGATGATGCTGGACCAATGTCTGGAGCTGCAG CTATTTAACCGTGACTGCGAGCAGGCTGAGAACTGGATGGCAGCTCGCGAGGCCTTCTTGGCCAGCGATGACAAGGGAGACTCCCTGGACAGTGTGGAGGCCCTCATCAAGAAACATGAGGACTTTGACAAGGCTATCAATGTTCAG GAAGAGAAGATTGCAGCACTGCAGTCTTTTGCTGACCAGCTCATTAGTGCTGACCACTACGCTAAGCCTGAAATCTTTAATCGCCGCAATGAAGTCTTGGACAG GTGGCGCCGTCTCAAGGCACAGATGATTGAAAAACGCTCTAAGCTGGGTGAGTCACAGACTCTGCAGCAGTTCAGCAGAGACGTAGATGAGATTGAAGCATGGATCAGTGAGAAACTTCAGACCGCCACTGACGAGTCTTACAAGGACCCCACTAACATCCAG CTGTCCAAGCTGCTG AGTAAGCACCAGAAGCACCAGGCTTTTGAGGCTGAGTTGCACGCTAATGCTGATCGTATCCGCGGGGTGATAGACACTGGCAATGCTCTCATCCAGAGAGGTGCTTGTGCTGGAAGTGAGGATGCTGTCAAG GCTCGTCTTAACGCTCTGGATGAGCAGTGGCAGTTCCTCGTCAACAAATCTGCTGAAAAGAGTCAGAAACTAAAGGAGGCAAACAAGCAGCAGAACTTCAACACTGGCATCAAGGACTTTGACTTCTGGCTGTCTGAG GTTGAGGCTCTTCTTGCCTCTGAGGATTATGGGAAAGATCTGGCCTCAGTCAACAATCTGCTTAAAAAGCACCAGCTTTTGGAGGCTGACATCTCTGCTCATGAG GATCGTCTGAAGGATCTTAACGGCCAGGCTGACAGCCTGATGGCCAGCAATGCCTTCGACACTTCCCAAGTCAAGGACAAGCGTGATGCCGTTAACGGACGCTTCGTCAAAATTAAGAGCATGGCTGCTGGACGCCGTGCCAAGCTGAACGAGTCGCATCGTCTGCACCAGTTCTTCAGGGATCTGGACGATGAGGAATCTTGGATCAA GGAAAAGAAGTTGTTGGTGAGCTCGGAGGACTACGGACGTGATTTGACAGGAGTACAGAATCTGAGGAAAAAGCACAAGAGGCTGGAGGCTGAGCTGGGAGCGCACGAGCCGGCCATTCAG TCTGTGTTGGAGACTGGGAAGAAGCTGTCTGACGACAACACCATAGGACAGGAGGAGATCCAGCAGAGGCTGGCCCAGTTTGTGGAGCACTGGAAGGAACTGAAAGATCTGGCTGCGGCTCG cgGGCAGAGGCTTGAGGAGTCGCTGGAATACCAGCAGTTTGTGGCGAATGTGGAAGAAGAGGAAGCCTGGATTAATGAGAAACTGAACCTGGTTGGAAGTGAAGATTACGGTGATACCCTGGCAGCCGTGCAG GGCTTGCTGAAGAAACATGAAGCATTTGAAACCGATTTTACAGTGCACAGAGACCGAGTGAATGATGTGTGTTCCAATGGAGATGAACTCATCAAAAAG GAGAACCACAATGTGGAGAACATCATGGCTAAAATGAAGGCCCTGCGTGGGAAGGTGACAGAGCTTGAGAGAGCTGCAGCTCAGAGGAAAGCCAAGCTGGATGAGAACTCTGCCTTCCTGCAGTTCAACTGGAAGGCTGATGTGGTGGAGTCATGGATTG GTGAGAAAGAAAACAGTCTGAAGACTGATGACTATGGTCGGGATCTCTCCTCGGTGCAGACTCTGCTCACCAAACAG GAAACCTTTGATGCAGGGCTTCAGGCTTTCCAGCAGGAGGGCATCACCAACATCACAGCCCTGAAAGACCAGCTGTTGGCAGCCAAACACGTGCAGTCCAAGGCCATCGAAGCTCGTCATGCCACCCTGATGAAGCGCTGGAACCAGCTGCTGTCCAACTCAGCCGCCCGCAAGAAGAAGCTTTTGGAAGCCCAGGAGCACTTCAGAAAG GTCGAGGATCTTTTCCTCACTTTTGCCAAGAAGGCCTCAGCCTTCAACAGCTGGTTTGAGAACGCTGAAGAAGATCTGACTGACCCCGTGCGGTGTAACTCTCTGGAGGAGATCAGGGCCCTGCGGGACGCCCATGACGCCTTCCGCTCTTCACTCAGCTCTGCAGAGGCCGACTTCAGCCAACTGGCAGAACTTGATCGCCAGATCAAGAGTTACCAAGTGGTATCCAACCCATACACTTGGTTTACCATGGAGGCTCTAGAGGAGACCTGGAGAAACCTTCAGAAGATCATCAAG GAGCGAGAGTTGGAGTTACAGAAGGAGCAGAGGAGACAGGAAGAGAACGATAAACTCAGACAAGAGTTTGCCCAACATGCCAATGCCTTCCACCAATGGCTACAAGAGACCAG GACATACCTTCTGGATGG GTCCTGCATGGTGGAAGAATCCGGAACTCTAGAGTCACAGCTAGAGGCCACTAAG CGTAAGCACCAGGAGATCCGTGCCATGCGCAGTCAGCTGAAGAAGATCGAGGATCTGGGAGCAGCCATGGAAGAGGCGCTGATCCTGGACAACAAATACACAGAACACAGCACCGTGGGTCTGGCCCAACAGTGGGACCAGCTCGACCAGCTGGGCATGAGGATGCAACACAACCTGGAACAACAGATCCAAGCCAG AAACACCACGGGAGTAACAGAGGAGGCCCTGAAGGAGTTCAGCATGATGTTCAA gcACTTCGACAAAGAAAAATCTGGACGTCTAAACCATCAGGAGTTCAAGTCTTGTCTGCGGTCTCTGGGCTATGACCTGCCCATGGTTGAAGAAGGAGAACCAGACCCGGAGTTTGAGTCCATCCTGGACATAGTGGATCCAAACAG gGATGGAAACGTGTCCTTGCAGGAGTACATGGCCTTCATGATCAGCCGAGAAACAGAGAATGTGAAGTCAAGCGAGGAAATCGAGAGCGCTTTCCGTGCTCTCAGTGCAGAGAACAAACCTTACGTCACCAAGGAAGAACTCTACCAG AACCTGACGAAGGAACAGGCAGACTACTGCATTTCCCATATGAAGCCCTACCTGGACAGCAAGGGCCGCGAGATCCCGTCAGCTTTCGACTTTGTGGAATTCACCCGCTCGCTCTTCGTCAACTGA